A genomic stretch from Telmatocola sphagniphila includes:
- a CDS encoding IS1380 family transposase, giving the protein MNVIFGRWFQKCKSRIERRLAKREAAMTFAPSFDASNIHYEVSERVGAISCGGLGAMHLLARRIGLIDDIDEKLHLLQFQRPYSESDHVLAIAYNSLCGGTCLQDMELRRTDENFLNALGTQRFPDPTTSGDFCRRFDSGSIQALIDAFNQTRLRVWSKQPDSFWECAKIDADGSFTQTRGERKAGMDINYNRDWCYHPLAVTLANTGETLSIVNRPGNRPSHEGAAVELDRALLLCLQAGFRRIVFRGDTDFSQTTRLDGWDANAKVRFYFGYDSKQNLEAIAEKLPEAAWHKLERPAQYSAKAKLRHRRENTKERIVQEREFVNVKLISEAVAEFEYQPTACRRAYRLVVIRKNLSVEKGESVLYPDERYFFYITNDRECTAAEVVYEANDRCNQENLIAQLKGGCRALHAPLHDLESNWAYMVMASLAWNLKAWWALTLPETPGRWREKHRDQKQSVLKMEFKTFLNAFMLLPCQIVRKAGRIVYRLLGWNPHLPIFFRLLKALRC; this is encoded by the coding sequence GTGAATGTTATTTTCGGACGTTGGTTTCAAAAATGCAAGAGTCGAATCGAACGTCGCCTGGCTAAGCGAGAGGCCGCGATGACCTTCGCTCCTTCTTTCGACGCCTCCAACATTCATTACGAAGTCTCCGAACGCGTGGGGGCGATCAGTTGCGGAGGCCTCGGGGCCATGCACCTTCTGGCCCGGCGTATCGGACTGATCGACGACATCGACGAGAAGCTGCATCTGCTCCAATTTCAAAGGCCTTACTCGGAATCGGACCACGTGTTGGCCATCGCTTACAATTCCCTTTGCGGGGGTACCTGCCTGCAAGACATGGAACTGCGTCGCACGGACGAAAACTTTCTCAACGCCTTGGGCACTCAGCGTTTTCCCGACCCGACTACTTCGGGCGACTTTTGTCGACGCTTCGATAGTGGCAGCATCCAGGCTTTGATCGACGCTTTCAACCAGACCCGTTTACGCGTCTGGTCGAAGCAACCCGATTCCTTTTGGGAATGCGCGAAGATCGACGCCGACGGCAGCTTTACCCAAACGCGTGGCGAGCGTAAAGCGGGGATGGACATCAACTATAACAGAGACTGGTGTTACCACCCCCTGGCGGTGACCCTGGCCAACACCGGTGAGACGCTGAGCATCGTCAACCGTCCCGGCAATCGCCCTTCGCACGAAGGGGCCGCGGTCGAACTCGACCGGGCTCTTTTGCTGTGCCTTCAAGCGGGCTTTCGCAGGATCGTCTTTCGCGGCGACACCGATTTCTCGCAGACCACTCGCCTCGACGGCTGGGATGCCAACGCCAAGGTACGCTTTTATTTCGGCTACGATTCGAAGCAAAACCTCGAAGCAATCGCGGAAAAACTGCCGGAAGCGGCTTGGCACAAGCTCGAGCGTCCCGCGCAATACTCGGCGAAAGCGAAGTTGCGACACCGACGGGAAAACACCAAGGAGCGGATCGTCCAAGAGCGGGAATTCGTAAATGTGAAGTTGATCTCCGAAGCGGTGGCCGAGTTCGAGTACCAACCGACCGCTTGCCGAAGGGCGTATCGCCTGGTGGTGATTCGCAAGAATCTTTCCGTGGAAAAAGGCGAATCCGTTCTGTATCCGGACGAACGCTATTTCTTCTACATCACCAACGACCGGGAGTGCACGGCCGCCGAAGTCGTCTACGAAGCCAACGATCGCTGCAATCAGGAAAATCTGATAGCGCAGCTCAAGGGCGGTTGCCGGGCCTTGCACGCGCCGCTGCACGATCTGGAAAGCAATTGGGCGTACATGGTGATGGCCTCCCTGGCCTGGAACTTGAAAGCCTGGTGGGCCTTGACGTTGCCGGAAACTCCTGGTCGCTGGCGGGAAAAGCATCGGGACCAGAAGCAGTCGGTTTTGAAAATGGAATTCAAAACCTTCCTCAATGCTTTCATGCTTCTGCCTTGTCAGATCGTCCGGAAGGCCGGCCGCATCGTCTATCGATTGCTCGGCTGGAACCCGCACTTGCCAATCTTCTTCCGACTACTGAAAGCACTGAGGTGCTGA
- a CDS encoding organic hydroperoxide resistance protein, which produces MREAAWSYPEKTILYTAKVHTTGGRTGTSRSSDGRLDIKHSTPGPVGTGTNPEQLFAAGWSACFEGAMGIAARTMKIDLPADMAIDAEVDLCRNEEGYFLQARLNVSLPGLDRKIAQTLVDAGHQTCPYSKAVRGNVEVTIALV; this is translated from the coding sequence CTGCGAGAAGCCGCTTGGTCTTATCCGGAGAAGACGATTCTTTACACGGCCAAGGTACACACCACCGGAGGCCGAACTGGCACTTCCCGAAGTTCGGATGGTCGATTGGACATCAAGCACTCGACGCCTGGTCCCGTGGGTACGGGTACCAATCCGGAGCAGCTTTTCGCAGCGGGTTGGTCGGCCTGCTTTGAAGGTGCGATGGGGATAGCCGCACGAACGATGAAGATCGATTTGCCAGCGGATATGGCAATCGATGCGGAAGTGGACTTGTGCAGAAATGAAGAGGGTTACTTTCTACAGGCTCGCCTCAATGTCAGCCTGCCGGGTTTAGATCGCAAGATCGCGCAAACCCTAGTCGATGCCGGGCACCAGACCTGTCCCTACTCGAAAGCTGTCCGAGGCAATGTCGAGGTCACCATAGCGCTCGTTTAA
- a CDS encoding DHA2 family efflux MFS transporter permease subunit, which yields MSATPPRVNPWLIAVAVVVPTFMEVLDTTIANVALRYIAGGLSAAEVDSEWVITSYLAANAIILPMSGWLLVRLGRRTYFLLSMAIFTLSSFLCGIAGSLEQLILFRILQGLAGGGLQPCTQGILLDTFPKEKQGLAMTVFAVAALIAPIVGPTLGGYITDNYEWRWIFFINVPVGMLAWLASYVLVQDPPYLNELRTQARKQTQPFDFLGLSFLVLTMVCWEVVLSKGQEWDWFGDPFYRVQILSGLFLCCLGGLIIRELNYAAPIVNLKPLANRNFAVSALLIACSFGVLYGQTTTLPAMLQTLFGYDATHSGLVLSPAGFFAVMLLPIVGALLGKGVDARWLMMIGLLLMGLGNYWLSILNLDIGPWQVVWPRVVLILGLSFLFAPLNVAAYQGISPELRGAAVGLLSLLRNEGGSVGTSVAQTIQERREQFHLLRLNEYLDMFNPAFKSYLNNLRPGLLQNFGDPALADQLGYQILDNTRQQQAQSLSYFDVYWVFGALALLLIPLVLIMKRSVAAKGEPISSE from the coding sequence TTGAGTGCCACGCCTCCTCGAGTGAACCCCTGGCTGATCGCCGTGGCGGTCGTCGTGCCGACCTTCATGGAGGTGCTGGATACCACAATTGCTAATGTCGCGCTGCGCTACATCGCGGGCGGGTTGTCGGCGGCCGAAGTTGATAGCGAGTGGGTGATCACCAGTTACCTGGCCGCCAATGCCATCATTCTGCCGATGTCGGGCTGGCTGTTAGTTCGGCTCGGCCGCCGGACCTATTTTCTGCTCTCGATGGCGATATTTACTTTGAGTTCCTTCCTCTGCGGCATCGCCGGCAGCCTGGAACAATTGATCCTGTTTCGAATTCTGCAAGGACTGGCCGGCGGGGGTCTGCAGCCGTGCACGCAAGGAATCCTTCTCGATACCTTTCCGAAGGAAAAGCAAGGACTGGCGATGACAGTCTTTGCGGTAGCAGCATTGATCGCCCCCATCGTCGGTCCCACTCTGGGCGGCTACATCACCGACAACTACGAATGGCGCTGGATTTTTTTCATCAATGTACCGGTCGGAATGTTGGCGTGGTTGGCCAGTTATGTACTGGTGCAGGATCCCCCGTATCTGAACGAGTTGCGTACGCAGGCTCGCAAACAGACGCAGCCCTTCGATTTCCTCGGCTTATCTTTTCTGGTACTGACGATGGTTTGCTGGGAAGTCGTACTCAGCAAAGGCCAGGAATGGGATTGGTTCGGCGATCCGTTTTATCGAGTACAGATTTTGAGTGGACTATTTTTGTGTTGTCTGGGCGGCTTGATAATTCGGGAATTGAATTATGCGGCACCAATTGTCAATCTCAAGCCGCTTGCCAACCGTAACTTTGCAGTCAGCGCGCTACTGATTGCCTGCTCGTTTGGAGTGCTCTACGGTCAGACGACGACTCTGCCGGCTATGCTACAAACGCTATTTGGATATGATGCCACGCATTCGGGATTAGTACTTTCGCCTGCAGGTTTTTTCGCAGTAATGTTGCTGCCAATAGTAGGAGCATTATTGGGTAAAGGTGTCGACGCCCGCTGGCTGATGATGATCGGTTTGCTTCTGATGGGACTGGGAAATTATTGGCTTAGCATCCTGAATCTCGACATCGGCCCCTGGCAGGTTGTCTGGCCGCGCGTCGTCCTGATTCTGGGGCTATCGTTCCTGTTTGCACCGTTGAATGTCGCCGCTTATCAAGGGATCAGCCCGGAGTTGCGTGGGGCCGCGGTTGGACTTTTGAGCTTACTTCGAAATGAAGGAGGAAGCGTCGGGACCTCGGTCGCTCAAACGATTCAGGAGCGTCGGGAACAGTTTCATTTACTAAGGCTAAATGAATATCTCGACATGTTTAACCCGGCCTTCAAATCTTACTTGAATAACCTTCGACCGGGTCTTCTGCAAAACTTTGGAGACCCCGCACTCGCGGATCAGTTGGGTTACCAGATTCTCGATAACACCCGTCAACAGCAGGCCCAATCGCTCTCGTATTTCGATGTTTACTGGGTATTTGGTGCGTTAGCTTTGTTGCTGATCCCCCTGGTGCTGATCATGAAGCGCTCGGTGGCCGCTAAAGGAGAGCCTATTTCGTCGGAGTAA
- a CDS encoding plasmid pRiA4b ORF-3 family protein: MASKKNSSIDLSEQVLAVAEFAVRFLVAPKYLINKNAVVDFPLDKRERATVLKFPVLPAELKAKLSSEEASFTIADTARMLLTVAESLLDEQKLKPVKFWMIAQKLADCLEGYVFPVEPEPSKPARLKPTDNIYQFKITLLDIEPPIWRRIQIQDCTLQKLHNHIQQAMGWTNSHLYQFEIQKQCYGDPAMLSEGFDEFECLDSSKTLLSSILPERRKRFAFKYEYDFGDGWKHEILYEGIPPIDTKAKYPICLEGEGACPPEDCGGAWGYIHLLDVLEDPEHVEHRELKEWIGGHFDSEEFDSKRATKDMRNRR; encoded by the coding sequence ATGGCGAGCAAAAAAAACTCATCAATCGATTTGTCAGAACAAGTTTTGGCCGTGGCCGAATTCGCCGTCCGGTTTCTGGTTGCCCCGAAATATCTGATAAATAAAAACGCAGTCGTTGACTTTCCCCTGGATAAAAGAGAACGGGCTACCGTGCTAAAATTTCCCGTTCTCCCTGCCGAGCTGAAGGCGAAGTTGTCGAGCGAGGAGGCAAGTTTCACTATCGCCGATACAGCCAGAATGTTACTGACGGTCGCGGAATCGCTGCTGGATGAGCAGAAATTAAAACCAGTAAAATTCTGGATGATCGCCCAGAAATTAGCGGATTGCCTTGAAGGTTATGTGTTTCCTGTCGAGCCTGAGCCGTCTAAGCCAGCGAGATTGAAGCCCACGGACAACATCTATCAATTCAAGATTACGCTCCTGGATATCGAGCCACCGATATGGCGACGGATTCAGATTCAGGATTGCACCCTCCAGAAACTTCACAATCACATCCAGCAGGCGATGGGCTGGACGAACTCTCACCTGTATCAGTTCGAGATCCAGAAGCAATGCTATGGAGATCCTGCGATGCTCAGTGAAGGATTCGATGAATTCGAATGCCTCGATTCGTCTAAAACGTTACTCAGTTCCATTCTTCCCGAGCGCCGCAAGCGCTTTGCCTTCAAGTACGAATACGACTTTGGAGACGGCTGGAAGCACGAGATTTTGTACGAGGGCATTCCCCCCATCGATACCAAAGCGAAATATCCAATTTGCCTGGAAGGGGAAGGAGCCTGTCCACCGGAGGATTGCGGCGGCGCTTGGGGTTATATCCACCTGCTGGATGTGCTCGAGGACCCGGAGCACGTTGAACACCGGGAGTTGAAGGAGTGGATCGGTGGCCATTTCGATTCGGAAGAGTTCGATTCAAAGCGAGCGACAAAGGATATGAGAAATCGGAGGTGA
- a CDS encoding serine/threonine-protein kinase yields the protein MSDDTRMQQLLDQLYDSNLTPEEVCKTCPELLPEVRKRWLQFCSVQAELDEWFPLSDDKSGDSSSSHIDTTLPQVPDYEIESILGQGGMGIVFLARDLRLKRRVALKMAGRFAGPRERERFQREAEAIASLVHSNIVQIYDVGVIDGRLYFTMEHVEGGSLCRKLAGTPLPAREAAELISTLADAMQLAHQSGIVHRDLKPSNILLTAEGTPKISDFGLVLRLDGPAGLTRTGTAVGTPSYMAPEQASSQALAVGPAADIYALGAILYEMLTGRPPFLAETAAETVLQVLMQEPVPPSRLNATVPRDLETICLKCLNKETRFRYSSAAELAKDLRRYLNGQSILARPESWLMKCVRRIRRRPGFYALIALILFLSLALLSGGVLRLSERAAIARGVAARERAADEDLSEMENLLRKSSWIPATAAWERARGRLGERGSEQLHLRLDQGKRDLHLAEELIQIRLKSTITFEGIFQELETVFVEAGIGRVGDDLEICAERIEKSHIRQALINALDFWACYSKNASERDWLLSLTRKVDPDPNGWRDRFRDPALRRSKEALTALADSIDVENTPVEFLVSLGELLRRLGGNAIPFLKKVQCNYPQDLWVNLFLGAKNDHPEESIRFNQVAVAIAPENPILNYNLGYSFIWAQNPKEALFYFTKALRLEPNNNVYRAGLAECFFSLNQNHEALELIQEGLSKRHSRFEFGVLQNVLRCILCRQQRWDEARIAWEKALDNLQPEHLYWYGYAELCLYLGLEDKYLRARQDLLEKFSTSEDPYIAERVSRACLLLPLTGEELQKSLDLARRAAGVYKKDHLGAYPYFQFVLGLAEFRQGNFEQAISILRGEASKMTGPAPRLVLAMALKKTGQEAEAKKILKMAVESYDWNPVKVTDQDGMIRQILRREAESLILQALPEKHKANGSPSNSIEKND from the coding sequence ATGTCAGATGATACTCGGATGCAGCAACTGCTCGATCAGCTGTATGACTCTAATTTGACGCCCGAAGAAGTTTGCAAAACATGTCCTGAACTATTACCGGAAGTCCGCAAACGCTGGCTGCAATTCTGCTCTGTCCAGGCAGAACTCGATGAATGGTTTCCTCTTTCAGATGATAAGAGTGGAGACTCTTCAAGTTCGCATATAGACACGACCTTGCCTCAAGTACCCGATTATGAGATCGAATCGATTCTCGGTCAGGGCGGTATGGGGATTGTTTTTCTTGCCCGGGATCTGCGCCTGAAACGGCGAGTGGCATTGAAGATGGCCGGGAGATTCGCCGGCCCTCGAGAGCGGGAACGGTTTCAGCGCGAAGCCGAAGCGATCGCATCGCTCGTCCATTCGAATATCGTGCAAATTTACGACGTGGGAGTCATCGATGGCCGGCTTTATTTCACTATGGAACATGTCGAGGGGGGAAGCCTTTGCCGGAAGCTTGCAGGGACGCCCCTTCCCGCTCGGGAAGCGGCCGAGCTCATTTCAACGCTCGCTGATGCGATGCAGCTGGCCCATCAAAGCGGAATCGTCCATCGCGATCTGAAACCCTCGAACATTCTCCTCACTGCGGAGGGCACACCCAAAATTAGTGACTTTGGCCTCGTCTTGCGACTCGACGGCCCCGCAGGTCTCACTCGTACGGGAACCGCGGTCGGTACGCCTAGCTACATGGCTCCCGAACAGGCATCCTCCCAAGCGCTCGCTGTCGGACCGGCTGCTGACATCTATGCGCTGGGAGCCATTCTTTATGAAATGTTAACGGGTCGACCTCCCTTCCTGGCGGAGACCGCGGCCGAGACAGTACTACAAGTTCTCATGCAAGAGCCGGTTCCTCCGTCCCGCCTCAACGCGACAGTGCCGCGTGATCTGGAGACCATTTGTCTGAAGTGCCTTAACAAAGAAACACGCTTTCGCTACTCCAGTGCGGCGGAATTGGCAAAGGATCTCCGTCGTTATCTCAACGGCCAGTCCATCTTAGCTCGGCCGGAGAGCTGGTTGATGAAATGCGTGCGTCGAATTCGTCGTCGCCCGGGATTTTATGCCCTAATTGCACTCATCTTATTTTTGTCTTTAGCTCTGCTTAGCGGTGGGGTACTCCGGTTGTCGGAACGGGCGGCCATTGCGCGCGGCGTCGCGGCCCGGGAGCGTGCCGCCGATGAAGATCTGAGCGAAATGGAGAATCTATTAAGAAAATCATCCTGGATCCCAGCGACGGCCGCCTGGGAACGTGCCAGAGGTCGGTTAGGAGAACGGGGAAGCGAACAGCTTCACCTTCGATTGGATCAAGGGAAACGCGATTTGCATCTGGCCGAGGAACTTATTCAAATCCGACTGAAAAGTACGATCACTTTCGAGGGAATCTTTCAGGAACTTGAAACGGTCTTTGTGGAAGCCGGGATCGGTCGAGTTGGCGATGATTTGGAAATCTGCGCCGAGCGGATTGAGAAATCGCACATCCGCCAGGCTTTGATCAACGCTCTCGATTTTTGGGCCTGCTACTCGAAAAATGCCTCTGAAAGGGATTGGCTACTCAGCCTTACGAGAAAAGTGGATCCGGATCCGAACGGCTGGCGCGATCGATTCCGCGATCCCGCCCTCAGGCGAAGCAAGGAAGCTCTAACTGCTTTGGCCGATTCAATCGATGTGGAAAACACTCCCGTCGAGTTTTTAGTTTCTCTCGGTGAACTCTTACGGCGTCTTGGAGGTAATGCAATTCCATTCCTCAAGAAAGTTCAATGCAACTATCCCCAGGATTTATGGGTCAACCTATTTCTCGGCGCAAAAAACGATCATCCGGAAGAATCCATCCGATTTAATCAGGTAGCCGTAGCGATAGCGCCTGAAAATCCCATCCTGAACTATAATCTCGGTTACTCATTTATTTGGGCTCAGAATCCCAAAGAAGCTTTATTCTATTTCACGAAGGCGTTGCGACTCGAGCCCAACAATAACGTGTATCGAGCCGGTCTTGCGGAATGCTTTTTTTCGCTTAACCAAAATCATGAAGCACTCGAACTCATCCAGGAAGGTCTCTCGAAGCGACACAGCCGGTTTGAGTTCGGAGTACTACAAAATGTTTTAAGGTGTATTTTGTGTCGGCAGCAACGCTGGGATGAAGCAAGAATAGCCTGGGAGAAAGCGCTCGATAATCTCCAGCCGGAACATCTATATTGGTACGGCTACGCGGAATTATGCCTGTATCTGGGTCTGGAAGACAAGTATCTTCGGGCTCGACAGGACTTGTTAGAGAAATTTAGCACGAGCGAAGACCCTTATATCGCGGAGCGCGTCAGCCGAGCATGTTTGCTCTTGCCCCTAACCGGCGAAGAACTTCAAAAGTCGCTAGATCTCGCTCGTCGTGCTGCCGGTGTTTACAAAAAAGATCACTTAGGGGCCTATCCCTATTTTCAATTCGTTTTGGGGTTAGCGGAATTCCGTCAAGGGAACTTTGAACAAGCGATCTCGATCCTGCGCGGGGAGGCTTCGAAGATGACCGGACCAGCGCCTCGTTTGGTCCTGGCCATGGCCCTGAAAAAAACTGGTCAGGAAGCAGAAGCAAAAAAAATACTCAAGATGGCCGTAGAGAGTTACGACTGGAATCCTGTGAAAGTTACAGATCAGGATGGAATGATCCGTCAGATTCTTCGCCGAGAAGCGGAAAGCCTGATTCTGCAAGCGCTTCCTGAGAAGCATAAGGCCAACGGATCGCCCTCGAACTCGATAGAGAAAAACGACTGA
- a CDS encoding sigma-70 family RNA polymerase sigma factor: MAEGQTTVVVQGYLDQLAGDSPPELIVKALLDRAVRRLHQLCNRLLYKSYPRLTRPPLNLQAEEMLSAVVERLLKALREARPTTVRQFFALASQHMRWELNDLARRLDKSPASLELHDALLNAPASSDSGLSPEGRKIFEAIDSLPEAEREAFDLVRIQGMTQVEAAELLGISTVTLKRRLKRGVELLTSKLGDLGPSRENSDS; this comes from the coding sequence ATGGCGGAAGGACAAACCACGGTCGTTGTGCAGGGTTATTTGGACCAGTTGGCGGGCGATTCGCCTCCCGAGCTGATCGTTAAGGCATTGCTCGACCGGGCGGTTCGTCGATTGCATCAATTGTGTAACAGGCTGCTTTATAAGAGCTATCCGCGCTTAACTCGTCCCCCGTTGAATCTGCAAGCCGAAGAGATGCTCAGTGCCGTAGTGGAACGACTGCTAAAAGCCCTTCGTGAAGCACGGCCCACCACTGTGCGGCAGTTTTTTGCGTTGGCGAGCCAGCACATGCGTTGGGAGCTCAATGATCTGGCCCGACGCTTAGATAAGTCGCCGGCTTCTTTGGAGTTGCACGATGCTCTTTTGAATGCTCCGGCTAGTAGCGATTCCGGTTTATCTCCGGAAGGTCGAAAGATATTCGAGGCGATCGATAGTCTACCGGAGGCCGAGCGAGAGGCCTTCGATCTGGTCCGAATTCAGGGAATGACCCAAGTGGAAGCTGCGGAATTGCTCGGTATATCGACCGTAACTCTGAAGAGGCGGTTGAAGCGCGGAGTGGAACTCTTGACCTCAAAATTAGGAGATCTGGGACCGAGTCGCGAGAATTCGGATTCTTGA
- a CDS encoding cytochrome P460 family protein — protein MSDYRKHRSRRFIALTAILLASTPIALLGNLQSSRVDLAAAPKADPQPTGTNSKSVDWERVGDTSSPIFGIKIPEGYRQWELISVASNPQKDELKSIFGDKLAMKAYRDGTLPFPDGSTLVKLTWKREPLDGFEGAFVPGSTTMVQVMVKDAKKFATTGGWGFGRFIDGKPADEAQHKSCFGCHSKNSSVREHDFVFTHLAP, from the coding sequence ATGTCAGATTATCGGAAACATCGCAGTCGTAGATTTATCGCTCTTACCGCTATCCTTTTGGCATCAACCCCAATTGCCTTACTGGGAAATCTTCAATCCAGTCGGGTCGATCTGGCGGCAGCACCGAAGGCCGATCCGCAGCCGACTGGTACGAATTCCAAGTCAGTTGATTGGGAGCGCGTTGGGGATACCAGTTCGCCGATCTTCGGAATTAAAATTCCGGAGGGCTATCGCCAGTGGGAATTGATTTCCGTTGCCTCCAATCCCCAAAAGGATGAACTCAAGAGCATATTCGGGGACAAATTAGCGATGAAGGCTTATCGGGACGGAACGCTTCCTTTCCCGGACGGATCAACGCTGGTCAAGCTGACCTGGAAACGGGAACCGCTCGACGGATTTGAAGGGGCGTTCGTTCCTGGTTCCACCACGATGGTACAGGTCATGGTAAAAGATGCCAAGAAATTCGCGACAACGGGCGGTTGGGGATTCGGTCGCTTCATTGATGGGAAACCCGCGGATGAAGCGCAACACAAATCCTGTTTCGGATGTCACTCCAAGAATTCCAGCGTCAGGGAACACGATTTTGTTTTCACTCACCTCGCACCCTGA
- a CDS encoding HlyD family secretion protein: protein MPAQLIKPVPRKHVGRRIILLGVLVAVIALIGSLLRSWVIRTWNTQSTDDAYVNGHVTFVAPRVAGQVKAVFVDDNMRVKAGQLLVELDPEPFQVQVDIKKSLVSIAQANLIVADAQVRGTLAQARSLRWKLQASMEAVDNQVALLSAKVAALRSKEATWDRAKADLVRARETFTKGATARQDLDAAIEAEKVAQAQVNQAREEVYETRVFLGQPPIPADGNLTSVPKNLRQTFSSVRQALAELVQVATQVGLPLAKSEETPEEVLDRVRSKDFHKDIDKVFEKLIPEAPAIKQAEANLLKAKSDLKDAELNLSYCKIYADIDGVVTRRNANPGNFVQVSQQLMAVRSLREIWIDANFKETQLAEMRIGQRVDIFSDIYGSQKVYKGHITGFTYGTGSTLALLPAQNATGNFVKVVQRLPVRIELQDYDPDTDTLFAGLSVTPYVYVKEPPEGPNAGRRLQEVMKP, encoded by the coding sequence ATGCCAGCGCAATTAATCAAGCCTGTCCCTCGGAAGCATGTGGGCCGTCGGATTATTTTGTTGGGGGTGTTAGTAGCTGTAATCGCTCTCATCGGGAGTTTGCTGCGATCTTGGGTGATTCGCACCTGGAACACGCAATCGACCGATGACGCCTACGTAAACGGCCACGTGACTTTTGTCGCTCCGCGGGTGGCCGGCCAGGTGAAGGCGGTTTTTGTCGACGATAACATGCGCGTTAAAGCGGGCCAGCTGTTAGTCGAACTGGATCCCGAACCCTTTCAAGTGCAGGTCGACATCAAGAAGTCTCTGGTCTCCATAGCCCAGGCCAATCTCATTGTCGCCGATGCTCAGGTACGCGGAACTTTGGCGCAAGCTCGAAGCCTGCGTTGGAAATTACAGGCTTCAATGGAAGCAGTCGATAATCAAGTGGCTCTCTTGAGTGCCAAAGTGGCAGCGCTACGAAGTAAGGAAGCCACCTGGGACCGCGCCAAGGCCGATCTGGTGCGTGCGAGAGAGACCTTCACCAAAGGGGCCACTGCCCGGCAGGATTTGGACGCGGCAATCGAAGCGGAAAAAGTGGCCCAGGCTCAGGTGAATCAAGCTCGCGAAGAAGTCTACGAAACTCGCGTCTTTCTCGGGCAGCCCCCCATCCCCGCAGACGGTAATTTGACTTCCGTTCCCAAAAATCTGCGGCAGACTTTCTCGAGTGTCCGCCAGGCACTGGCCGAGTTAGTTCAAGTAGCTACCCAGGTGGGCCTGCCGCTGGCAAAGTCGGAGGAAACTCCCGAAGAAGTATTGGATAGAGTTCGAAGCAAAGACTTTCATAAAGACATCGACAAAGTTTTTGAAAAATTGATTCCCGAGGCACCGGCGATCAAACAGGCGGAAGCCAATCTGTTAAAAGCGAAAAGCGATCTCAAAGATGCGGAACTCAATCTGAGTTACTGCAAAATCTACGCGGATATTGATGGCGTCGTCACGCGGCGAAACGCAAATCCGGGAAATTTCGTTCAGGTATCGCAGCAATTGATGGCCGTGCGGTCTCTGAGAGAGATCTGGATAGACGCCAACTTCAAGGAGACCCAATTGGCGGAGATGCGCATCGGTCAACGAGTGGATATCTTCTCGGATATTTATGGCTCTCAAAAAGTGTACAAGGGACATATCACGGGATTCACATACGGCACGGGTTCCACGCTGGCTTTGCTACCGGCCCAAAATGCGACGGGCAACTTCGTAAAAGTGGTGCAGCGCCTCCCGGTTCGAATCGAATTGCAGGATTATGATCCCGATACAGATACGCTCTTTGCAGGGCTTTCGGTGACTCCATACGTCTACGTCAAAGAACCTCCCGAAGGACCGAATGCAGGTCGACGGCTACAGGAGGTCATGAAACCTTGA